A genome region from Arachis duranensis cultivar V14167 chromosome 6, aradu.V14167.gnm2.J7QH, whole genome shotgun sequence includes the following:
- the LOC107495063 gene encoding uncharacterized protein LOC107495063, with amino-acid sequence MQLQDTADTTTLSYWLNWRVYLCALCVLLPMVVAFLVIWKHEGSRDSMHGKGKNRQDGNGTLPGDEAWKPCLKEIHPICLLAFRVIAFASLLATLIAKVSINGGTIFYYYTQWTFTSVTIYFACGCVLSVYGCYQYKTSTFSTSNVNFARIDVDQERNMPFMHHEVANLSRMEDHADTLVEMHRGSVTATLSCLFHVLFQMNAGAVMLTDCVYWFIIFPFLTLKDYDWNFMTVNMHTLNVILLLGDTALNCLQVPWTGMSFFVLWTGAFVIFQWIIHACVPIWWPYPFLDLSLPLAPLWYLLVGLLHIPCYGLFVLIVEMKHYFLSKWFPSSYQC; translated from the exons ATGCAGCTGCAAGATACTGCAGATACAACCACCCTTAGTTATTGGTTGAATTGGAGGGTCTATCTTTGTGCACTTTGTGTTTTGCTGCCCATGGTTGTGGCGTTTCTTGTGATATGGAAGCATGAAGGTTCGAGGGACTCTATGCATGGCAAAGGAAAAAATCGGCAAGATGGCAATGGGACTTTACCTGGTGATGAAGCATGGAAACCATGCCTAAAGGAAATTCACCCTATTTGTTTACTAGCTTTTCGAGTTATTGCATTTGCTTCTCTTTTGGCAACGCTGATTGCCAAAGTTAGTATTAATGGTGGCACCATATTTTACTATTACACGCA GTGGACTTTCACTTCAGTTACAATTTATTTTGCA TGTGGATGTGTGCTGTCAGTGTATGGGTGTTATCAGTATAAAACATCAACATTCTCCACCTCTAATGTTAATTTTGCTAGGATAGATGTAGACCAAGAACGAAACATGCCTTTCATGCATCATGAGGTTGCAAATCTCTCTAGAATGGAGGATCATGCTGATACCCTGGTTGAAATGCATAGGGGTAGTGTGACAGCTACCTTGAGTTGCCTTTTTCATGTTCTATTCCAG ATGAATGCAGGGGCAGTGATGCTCACAGATTGCGTTTATTGGTTCATTATATTTCCGTTTCTTACCCTGAAGGATTATGATTGGAACTTT ATGACAGTGAATATGCATACACTAAATGTTATCTTGCTCCTTGGGGATACAGCTCTAAATTGTCTG CAAGTTCCCTGGACGGGGATGTCATTCTTTGTGTTATGGACAGGAGCTTTTGTCATTTTTCAGTGGATCATTCATGCTTGTGTCCCAATTTG GTGGCCATACCCATTTCTTGATTTATCGTTGCCCCTTGCTCCATTGTG GTATTTGTTGGTCGGATTGTTGCATATTCCATGTTATGGATTATTTGTGCTGATTGTGGAAATGAAACATTATTTCTTGTCCAAATGGTTCCCATCCTCTTACCAGTGCTGA
- the LOC107494992 gene encoding uncharacterized protein LOC107494992, with protein MASEDSFLVLVHHRGSIKRKTRSGVKFTDKDPLCIIMSPATSYDGLASSVLGKLGLEGVKRVKKFFYRIPITVLHDTVKYDCFTIGSDEDLQVMFLSRRQFPEVRTPELLAKFVDVVSSSGGPNRNANTIATAAGSSSRPAVASSSVPVYEAAVQPAASPSFAVDLAGNVGDAVGYDEHHPTEVQCPPPTGVGEALCDDADDDEVEPDIIADESGDDVGASDLIMPIGGSSSGINQYPPHFSSLDLDAMRQDGHLGQLAGFGARDIDGSAGITEFQVGQQFQDKDEALLSVKTYSIRRGVQYKVVESDYRRHVGKCSEFGNGCTWLIRLSLRQRKGIWEVKRYNEPHTCLATSISSDHRSLDYHMIATFIMPMVRADASVNIKVLLNATATHFGFRPTYRRVWMAKQKAVAIIYGDWDESYNELPRWVLGVQLTMPGTVAVLRTCPVRVGGQVDESQAYFHRMFWTFPPCIEAFRHCKPLVSIDGTHLYGKYGGTLLVAIAQDENFNILPVAFALVEGENAESWSFFLSHLRQHVTPQSGLLVISDRHNDIKAALEAPDGGWLPPSAYRAFYIRHVAANFALNFKGKYARRLLVNAAYAKTEVEFDYWFDILRSENPAMCDWANRIEYSLWTQYCDEGQRFGHMTTNISECVNSILKG; from the coding sequence ATGGCTAGTGAGGATAGTTTTCTAGTGCTAGTACACCACAGAGGATCGATTAAGAGAAAAACTCGGTCTGGGGTGAAGTTCACGGATAAGGATCCTCTATGTATTATCATGAGCCCCGCCACCAGTTACGATGGTCTCGCGAGCTCTGTGCTTGGCAAACTTGGTCTGGAAGGAGTGAAGAGAGTTAAGAAATTTTTCTATCGCATTCCAATCACGGTGCTCCACGATACGGTGAAGTATGATTGTTTCACGATCGGGAGTGATGAGGACTTGCAGGTCATGTTTCTTTCTCGTAGGCAATTTCCGGAGGTGAGGACACCAGAGCTATTGGCTAAGTTCGTCGACGTGGTATCTAGCTCTGGTGGGCCGAACCGGAATGCCAACACTATAGCCACGGCGGCCGGTTCGAGCTCGAGACCTGCGGTTGCTTCTTCCTCCGTTCCAGTGTATGAGGCAGCGGTCCAACCTGCCGCCTCCCCATCGTTTGCTGTTGATCTCGCCGGCAATGTTGGAGACGCGGTTGGATATGATGAACATCATCCGACTGAAGTACAGTGTCCTCCTCCGACTGGTGTTGGCGAGGCATTGTGTGATGATGCAGATGATGATGAAGTCGAGCCGGATATTATCGCTGATGAAAGCGGTGATGATGTTGGTGCGAGTGATCTGATTATGCCTATTGGTGGTTCTAGTTCTGGCATCAATCAGTACCCACCCCATTTTTCATCGTTGGATCTGGATGCCATGAGGCAGGACGGACATCTTGGGCAGCTAGCTGGATTTGGCGCTAGAGATATCGACGGGTCTGCCGGTATAACAGAGTTCCAGGTTGGTCAACAATTCCAGGATAAAGACGAGGCGCTGTTGAGTGTCAAGACGTATAGCATCCGCCGAGGGGTACAGTACAAGGTGGTTGAGTCTGACTATCGCCGGCACGTGGGAAAGTGTTCTGAATTTgggaatgggtgcacatggttgattaGGCTGAGCCTCCGACAGCGCAAGGGCATCTGGGAAGTCAAGCGGTACAACGAGCCGCATACCTGTCTcgccacctccatctccagcGACCATAGGAGCTTGGACTACCACATGATAGCGACATTCATCATGCCAATGGTTAGGGCTGACGCATCCGTCAACATCAAGGTGCTTCTAAATGCAACGGCAACACATTTTGGCTTCAGGCCTACCTACCGGAGGGTGTGGATGGCCAAGCAGAAGGCGGTAGCAATCATCTACGGGGACTGGGATGAGTCGTACAACGAGCTCCCTCGGTGGGTCTTAGGAGTTCAGTTGACTATGCCTGGCACTGTAGCAGTCCTCAGGACATGCCCTGTTCGAGTTGGTGGACAGGTGGATGAGTCTCAGGCTTATTTTCATAGGATGTTCTGGACTTTTCCCCCTTGTATCGAAGCATTTCGGCATTGCAAGCCGTTGGTGAGTATTGACGGCACCCATCTATATGGCAAGTATGGGGGAACGTTGCTTGTGGCGATTGCACAGGACGAGAATTTCAACATACTCCCTGTGGCATTCGCACTAGTTGAGGGTGAGAATGCTGAGTCATGGTCCTTCTTTCTCTCCCACCTCCGACAGCACGTGACACCTCAGTCGGGTCTGTTAGttatttcagataggcataacGACATCAAGGCAGCACTTGAAGCACCTGATGGGGGATGGCTACCTCCGTCTGCATACCGGGCATTCTACATTCGACACGTTGCAGCGAATTTCGCCCTCAACTTCAAGGGCAAATATGCCCGGAGGCTTCTTGTGAACGCCGCATATGCGAAGACCGAGGTGGAGTTTGACTACTGGTTCGACATCCTGCGCTCTGAGAATCCGGCAATGTGTGACTGGGCGAACCGAATTGAGTACTCTTTGTGGACACAGTACTGTGATGAGGGCCAGAGATTCGGTCACATGACGACCAATATATCAGAGTGTGTCAATTCAATCCTAAAGGGGTAA
- the LOC107494991 gene encoding serine/threonine-protein phosphatase 7 long form homolog, with product MGDDPGRLYRLDGVAHIVGVINDEPRRCISSVRRQQGMRLDERYVPYLQMAGLYHLARLNDKWFRLDEPLVSAFVERWRPETHTFHMPFGECTITLQDVAYQLGLPVDGHYVSGCLTDFHLYIEGGRPAWQWFHELLGVLPPENQVQKFAVNCTWFQETFGECPDGADEETVRRFARAYIMILLGTQLFADKSGNRIHIRWLPYVARLEEMGSYSWGSAALAWLYRCMCRVANRHVVKLAGPLQLLQSWIFWRFPLFRPTGYDEISWPLSSRWACYNPGISNKGPRVQMARLKIDLLQPRDFIWMPYSALDVIQVVHPEVLELRHTMLWRCVTSLIYFAVVEWHQVDRVLPQFGGVQPPRVPP from the exons ATGGGGGACGATCCGGGGAGGCTTTATCGTTTGGATGGAGTTGCTCATATCGTCGGGGTGATCAACGACGAG CCTCGTCGTTGCATATCCAGCGTTAGGCGGCAGCAGGGGATGCGTCTTGATGAGAGGTACGTtccgtacttgcagatggccGGATTGTACCATCTTGCGAGACTAAACGACAAATGGTTCCGACTAGACGAGCCCCTAGTCAGCGCATTCGTCGAGAGGTGGCGGCCTGAGACGCACACCTTCCACATGCCGTTCGGGGAGTGCACCATCACGCTTCAGGACGTTGCATACCAGCTGGGGTTGCCAGTGGACGGACATTACGTTAGTGGTTGCTTGACGGACTTCCACCTGTACATTGAGGGTGGGAGGCCAGCTTGGCAGTGGTTCCATGAGTTGCTCGGGGTTTTACCTCCCGAGAACCAGGTTCAGAAATTCGCAGTCAACTGCACCTGGTTCCAGGAGACATTCGGAGAGTGTCCCGACGGGGCTGATGAGGAGACAGTTAGGCGCTTTGCCCGTGCCTATATCATGATCTTATTGGGCACGCAGCTGTTTGCCGACAAGTCCGGCAATCGTATACACATCAGATGGCTACCGTATGTTGCTCGGCTTGAGGAGATGGGTAGCTACAGTTGGGGGTCGGCGGCACTAGCATGGTTGTACCGGTGCATGTGCCGAGTCGCCAACAGACATGTCGTCAAGTTAGCTGGGCCTTTACAGTTACTGCAGTCTTGGATCTTCTGGAGGTTTCCTTTATTTAGGCCTACTGGGTATGATGAGATTAGCTGGCCCCTTTCCTCGAG ATGGGCTTGTTACAATCCTGGGATTAGCAACAAGGGACCTCGGGTACAGATGGCTCGCCTGAAGATCGACTTGTTACAGCCTCGGGAT TTCATATGGATGCCGTATAGCGCACTCGACGTCATCCAGGTTGTCCATCCGGAGGTCTTGGAGCTGCGGCATACGATGTTATGGCGGTGTGTGACGTCGTTGATTTATTTTGCTGTGGTAGAGTGGCATCAGGTTGATAGAGTTTTACCGCAGTTTGGCGGCGTTCAGCCCCCCCGCGTCCCGCCCTGA